One stretch of Prunus persica cultivar Lovell chromosome G1, Prunus_persica_NCBIv2, whole genome shotgun sequence DNA includes these proteins:
- the LOC18791960 gene encoding MLP-like protein 34, with protein sequence MALVGKLETEVEINTPADKFYKIFASQIMHLLPNVSSDKIQGVELHEGDWETAGSVKHWDYTLDRSSLSLKETVEAIDEENKTVTFQRFGWRNIEALQELQGHMAQIANIEVQAEIKASADKFYEIFRSKGYLLPKICPNIIKDLQVLKGDGSSVGSIKQWTYVAAGNFSEVSKETIESIDEKNKSIAFRTVEGEVTKHYKSFKATVEVTPRGNGCSSSSSVKWNIEYEKQNEAVPAPNKYLDFVVILTNNVDAYLLNNA encoded by the exons ATGGCTTTGGTTGGTAAGCTTGAAACAGAAGTAGAGATAAACACGCCTGCTGATAAGTTTTACAAAATATTCGCGAGCCAAATAATGCACCTACTTCCTAACGTCTCCTCTGACAAAATACAAGGGGTTGAGCTACATGAAGGTGATTGGGAGACTGCCGGTTCTGTCAAGCATTGGGATTATACCTTGG acaggAGCTCATTGAGTTTAAAGGAGACAGTTGAAGCGATAGATGAGGAAAACAAGACAGTGACATTTCAACGTTTTGGATGGAGAAATATTGAAGCATTACAAGAGCTTCAAGGTCAC ATGGCTCAAATAGCAAACATAGAAGTCCAAGCCGAGATCAAAGCCAGTGCTGACAAGTTCTACGAAATCTTTCGTAGCAAAGGGTACCTTTTGCCCAAGATCTGCCCTAATATTATAAAGGATCTACAGGTGCTTAAAGGTGACGGCAGCTCTGTGGGCTCAATCAAGCAATGGACTTACGTTGCTGCAG GAAATTTTTCTGAGGTTTCGAAAGAGACAATTGAATCCATAGAtgagaaaaacaaatcaatcGCCTTCCGAACGGTGGAAGGAGAGGTCACGAAACACTACAAGAGTTTCAAGGCGACAGTTGAAGTTACACCAAGGGGTAATGGATGCAGCAGCAGCTCATCAGTGAAATGGAACATAGAATACGAGAAGCAGAATGAGGCTGTTCCGGCTCCTAATAAGTATCTGGACTTTGTGGTCATTCTCACTAACAATGTTGATGCCTACCTTCTCAATAATGCGTAA
- the LOC18790813 gene encoding MLP-like protein 31 — protein MSYAGKVDTDVEIKAPAVKFHEFFSQRPHHLSSISSDKIKGCDLHDGDWGKVGSVVNWNYVHDGKAKVAKVVFDAIDDEKNSITLRVVEGNLLEHYKSFKITVQATPKGEGSVVHWTFEYEKVHGDVTDPHTLLQLAVDLTTDIGAHLTA, from the exons ATGTCTTATGCTGGTAAGGTGGACACTGATGTTGAAATCAAGGCTCCTGCTGTGAAGTTCCACGAATTCTTCTCGCAGAGGCCACACCATCTATCCAGTATCAGCTCTGATAAAATTAAGGGTTGTGATTTACATGACGGTGACTGGGGAAAAGTCGGCTCTGTCGTCAACTGGAATTATGTCCACG ATGGGAAAGCTAAGGTTGCTAAGGTGGTATTCGATGCCATAGACGACGAAAAGAACTCGATCACTCTGAGAGTTGTAGAAGGAAATCTTCTGGAGCATTACAAGAGCTTCAAGATCACAGTTCAAGCAACTCCAAAAGGGGAGGGCAGCGTGGTGCATTGGACTTTTGAATATGAAAAGGTGCATGGCGATGTCACAGACCCACATACGTTGCTCCAGTTGGCAGTTGATCTCACCACAGATATTGGTGCTCACCTTACTGCCTAA
- the LOC18792212 gene encoding MLP-like protein 31, with protein sequence MSSNHGKVETDVEIKAPATKFHEVFTHRPHHISNVSSNNIQGCDLHEGEWGTVGSVVYWNYFHDGKAKVAKELIEAIDAEKNLITFKVIEGDLLEHYKSFKITIHATPKAHGQGSIVHWTMEYEKHHGDIEDPHTLLQFAVDVSKDVDAHLTSAQA encoded by the exons ATGTCTAGCAATCATGGTAAGGTAGAGACTGATGTTGAAATCAAGGCTCCTGCTACCAAGTTCCATGAAGTTTTCACACACAGACCACACCACATATCCAATGTCAGCTCTAACAACATTCAGGGTTGTGATTTACATGAAGGTGAATGGGGAACCGTCGGCTCTGTGGTCTACTGGAATTATTTCCATG ATGGGAAAGCTAAAGTTGCCAAGGAGTTGATTGAAGCCATAGACGCTGAAAAGAATCTGATCACTTTCAAAGTGATCGAAGGAGATCTGCTGGAGCATTACAAGAGCTTCAAGATCACCATTCACGCCACTCCAAAAGCTCATGGTCAAGGCAGCATCGTCCATTGGACTATGGAGTATGAGAAGCATCATGGTGATATTGAGGACCCACATACCTTGCTCCAGTTTGCAGTGGATGTGTCCAAAGATGTCGATGCTCATCTTACAAGTGCCCAggcataa
- the LOC18790076 gene encoding DNA polymerase zeta catalytic subunit: MMRDIPSLSFLCAGIHLVSSLHQSNYTWSPYKVRAYLQRQWKQILSGRVSLQDFVSAKEDKQTMLLLMGNSSSPSLAKIQRKL; this comes from the exons ATGATGAG GGACATACCAAGCCTATCCTTTCTGTGTGCTGGGATCCATCTGGTGAGTTCCTTGCATCAGTCAAATTATACATGGTCACCCTATAAG GTTAGAGCATACTTACAGCGTCAATGGAAGCAGATTCTATCTGGAAGGGTGTCTCTTCAGGATTTTGTATCTGCAAAGGAG GATAAACAAACAATGTTATTGTTAATGGGAAATAGCAGCAGCCCATCATTAGCGAAGATTCAAAGGAAGCTATGA